Proteins co-encoded in one Oxobacter pfennigii genomic window:
- a CDS encoding metal ABC transporter permease, producing the protein MFSYGFMQNAIFVSVFISILCPCIGIFLVLRRYSMIGDTLSHASLAGITIGLVSKQNPILGAFVFTSICGALIEFLRNYFKKYTDLILTIVLSLSVGTAITIISSGKLHANADSFMFGSILTVTKFDMVMVLILSAISVLTLILLYHQMIYIAYDEEAAKVAGVKVQLINYVFSILVASAISVSIRIVGVLVLSSMIALPVATALQLGKGFKLTLIFSIVFSVIDIMLGLFISYYLNVAPGGFTALVSVAVLVLVLAAKKLQSTIRK; encoded by the coding sequence ATTTTTAGCTATGGTTTTATGCAAAACGCAATATTCGTTTCCGTATTTATTTCGATCTTATGCCCCTGCATCGGAATATTTTTAGTACTGCGCCGTTATTCCATGATTGGAGACACATTATCCCATGCCTCGCTGGCCGGTATCACAATCGGACTAGTGTCAAAACAGAACCCAATACTTGGTGCTTTTGTATTTACATCCATCTGTGGCGCGCTCATCGAATTTCTGCGAAACTATTTTAAAAAGTACACCGATTTGATCCTCACTATTGTGCTTTCCTTGAGTGTGGGTACCGCCATCACCATCATCAGCTCCGGAAAGCTTCATGCAAACGCGGATTCCTTTATGTTCGGAAGCATCCTGACCGTAACCAAATTCGATATGGTTATGGTTCTGATACTCAGTGCAATTTCCGTTTTGACACTTATTCTTCTATACCATCAGATGATTTATATCGCATATGATGAGGAGGCCGCCAAAGTTGCGGGCGTAAAAGTACAGCTTATAAACTATGTCTTTTCCATCCTCGTGGCCTCCGCCATTTCAGTATCAATCAGAATCGTAGGGGTGCTGGTGCTCAGTTCCATGATTGCCCTTCCGGTTGCCACCGCTTTGCAGCTTGGAAAGGGATTCAAGCTTACCCTGATATTTTCAATCGTCTTCAGCGTTATAGATATCATGCTGGGGCTGTTTATTTCGTATTATCTAAATGTAGCGCCCGGTGGATTTACCGCTCTGGTTTCCGTTGCCGTACTCGTCTTGGTATTGGCGGCGAAAAAGCTGCAGTCCACCATCCGCAAATGA
- a CDS encoding metal-dependent transcriptional regulator, protein MTPNKEDYLKEIYKLGGSEELVSNKQISDTLKIAPASVTEMLGKLNREGLIKYEPYKGSRLTQEGLRVAFSLVRGHRLWEVFLTRHLGYSWSEAHEDAELLEHVTPARLTLRLDEFLNYPAYCPHGNEIPHTGGQVGSTSLQTLDNLSEGKTSHIRKVTEEKELLDYLQGLGIEIGNAVTVVSFGAYEGPLTLDLNGKRIQISYKAACQIYVD, encoded by the coding sequence ATGACACCGAATAAAGAGGACTATTTAAAAGAAATTTATAAGCTGGGCGGATCAGAAGAGCTTGTTTCCAATAAGCAGATTTCAGATACTCTGAAAATCGCCCCTGCTTCAGTTACTGAGATGCTTGGAAAGCTAAACCGCGAGGGTTTGATTAAATATGAGCCGTATAAAGGTTCCCGTTTGACGCAGGAGGGGCTGCGGGTAGCCTTTTCCCTTGTGCGCGGCCACCGTTTATGGGAGGTTTTCCTGACGCGCCATCTCGGTTATTCGTGGAGTGAGGCCCATGAGGACGCGGAGCTTCTGGAGCACGTCACCCCGGCACGCCTGACCTTAAGGCTGGACGAATTTTTGAATTATCCTGCCTACTGTCCCCACGGGAATGAGATCCCCCATACCGGCGGACAGGTCGGAAGCACCTCCTTACAAACACTGGATAACCTTTCCGAGGGCAAAACGTCACACATCAGAAAGGTCACCGAGGAAAAGGAATTGCTGGATTACCTTCAGGGTCTGGGTATTGAAATCGGCAATGCGGTGACAGTTGTTTCCTTCGGCGCCTATGAAGGCCCTCTGACTCTTGATCTAAACGGTAAACGTATTCAAATCAGTTATAAGGCTGCCTGTCAAATCTATGTGGATTAG
- a CDS encoding metal-dependent transcriptional regulator — protein MFMNPDSEFRTFRGYQLKNQREGKLTAALEDYLEMVYRLCLEDNYARVGKLSELLHVKPSSTSKMIFRLVDLGYLEYDRNDSILLTDKGKKMGAYLLDRHDTLERFLTMIGNTSPLEEAELVEHSLSTSTVLEIKGLMEFFMENPGIEKQYKAFKEQRQGAIGSNKHI, from the coding sequence ATGTTTATGAATCCGGATTCAGAATTTCGCACCTTTCGCGGATACCAACTCAAAAATCAACGGGAAGGCAAGCTGACTGCGGCATTGGAGGACTATCTCGAAATGGTGTATCGTTTATGCCTTGAAGACAATTATGCCCGTGTGGGAAAGCTTTCCGAACTGCTTCATGTTAAGCCGTCATCTACCTCAAAGATGATTTTCAGGCTTGTAGATCTTGGGTACCTGGAATACGACCGAAACGACAGCATCCTTCTCACCGATAAAGGCAAGAAAATGGGGGCTTATCTTCTGGACCGCCACGATACATTAGAGCGCTTTTTAACGATGATAGGGAATACCAGCCCGCTGGAAGAAGCCGAACTGGTTGAGCACTCGCTAAGTACCTCAACGGTATTGGAAATAAAGGGATTGATGGAGTTTTTTATGGAAAATCCCGGCATTGAAAAACAATATAAAGCCTTCAAGGAACAGCGCCAAGGAGCAATAGGCAGTAATAAGCACATATAA
- a CDS encoding flavin monoamine oxidase family protein codes for MCLIANSPPQKPIQSPNNPTDAQRHEMVKQSLINAGRPEDYKYIMENLSPPPDITTYAAPGQYKGIKVAVVGAGIAGLSAAFELRKLGFDITIFEAEEERIGGRIYTHYFDKDKRLYGELGAGRIPASHGTAWHYVNLFNLNTTRIGYGKDDTFVFIRNTRARYNAKDIMEQIYPMFNLTPAERNTPWPELYDRVILSALKSLSPELRAEFIRISPNLPPTFATAVTITVRQGLKKYGLSDSAISLITSLSPTVNAFIEGSFYTELITDYAVSTNNTYRIDGGMANLPLAFYRSLTSDNPQEYNLPSSALGKAAFKRGSLIEGCYKSDKDGKVILSYYNKLNAESAYESFDYVFFTVPLTSLRKIYFKPAFSNLKTEAIREVSYVDAQKVLFLCSERFWQRQGITGGVSNTDLIIQSIMYPSDSSYCQQNTTDTADCSPNVPGVLVASYTMGNDAQRLGSSKPFLFRLTKRQVEIVHGLPKNYLENVVTDYKAVHWNDNPYISGAFVNFQPGQGNRFSWELSKPEYENRVYFSGEAISPPNGWIQAALQSSMISANALAYYLKTYGHKK; via the coding sequence ATGTGTTTAATTGCTAATTCCCCTCCTCAGAAGCCAATACAATCTCCCAATAATCCTACCGATGCACAAAGGCATGAGATGGTAAAGCAATCCTTGATTAATGCGGGAAGGCCTGAAGATTATAAATATATAATGGAAAATTTAAGCCCGCCTCCTGATATAACAACCTATGCAGCACCGGGTCAATATAAAGGTATTAAAGTGGCAGTTGTAGGCGCTGGCATTGCAGGGCTATCTGCAGCCTTTGAGCTTAGAAAGCTCGGTTTTGACATAACTATATTTGAAGCAGAGGAAGAAAGAATTGGGGGAAGGATATATACGCATTATTTTGACAAGGATAAAAGACTCTACGGCGAACTTGGGGCAGGGCGTATTCCGGCATCCCATGGGACAGCATGGCATTATGTCAATCTGTTTAACTTAAATACCACTAGGATTGGTTACGGTAAAGACGACACTTTTGTATTTATTAGAAATACAAGGGCAAGGTATAATGCAAAAGACATAATGGAACAGATTTATCCTATGTTTAACCTTACTCCAGCAGAAAGGAATACTCCATGGCCTGAATTATATGACCGTGTAATACTTTCCGCATTAAAAAGTTTGAGTCCGGAGTTGAGAGCAGAATTTATAAGAATAAGTCCGAATCTACCTCCGACCTTTGCTACTGCTGTCACCATAACTGTACGTCAGGGATTGAAAAAATACGGCTTAAGCGACTCTGCCATCAGCCTCATTACAAGTCTTAGCCCAACAGTAAATGCATTTATAGAAGGGAGCTTCTATACGGAGCTCATAACAGACTATGCTGTATCCACTAACAATACTTATAGAATAGACGGCGGCATGGCAAACCTTCCCCTGGCCTTCTACAGGTCGCTGACCTCGGATAATCCTCAGGAATACAACCTTCCAAGCAGTGCCCTTGGAAAAGCGGCCTTTAAGAGGGGAAGCCTTATCGAAGGGTGTTACAAGTCCGATAAGGATGGAAAGGTGATATTAAGTTATTATAATAAGCTGAACGCCGAGAGCGCTTATGAATCATTTGACTATGTATTTTTCACTGTTCCTCTGACATCCCTGAGGAAAATATACTTCAAACCTGCATTTTCAAATTTGAAGACGGAAGCCATACGGGAAGTCAGTTATGTGGATGCTCAAAAAGTGCTTTTCCTATGCAGCGAGCGTTTTTGGCAAAGACAAGGGATAACGGGAGGAGTCTCAAATACCGATTTGATTATCCAGTCAATTATGTATCCATCAGACAGCTCATATTGCCAGCAAAACACAACTGATACAGCTGATTGCAGTCCCAATGTACCGGGTGTGCTTGTAGCATCTTATACCATGGGTAATGATGCGCAGAGGCTGGGTAGCAGTAAGCCTTTTCTCTTTAGGCTCACAAAAAGGCAGGTTGAGATAGTCCACGGTTTGCCTAAAAATTATCTTGAAAATGTAGTAACTGATTATAAGGCTGTCCATTGGAATGATAATCCTTATATTTCCGGAGCATTTGTCAATTTTCAACCCGGCCAAGGGAATCGCTTTTCCTGGGAGTTATCAAAGCCCGAATATGAAAACAGGGTATATTTTTCAGGAGAAGCTATCTCTCCGCCTAATGGTTGGATTCAGGCTGCACTACAATCCTCAATGATTTCAGCCAATGCACTGGCATATTATTTGAAGACATATGGACATAAAAAGTAA
- a CDS encoding permease, with amino-acid sequence MAIPVYVVTGFLDAGKTTFLNTLLNRRDWQDTGILVIQFEAGEEEFQSRYNNCYSISFPKKYLDQQPKQVIGQIVDAMRRHEFDEIWVEWNGVVPFSQLQALLLQPRLRNLCKIQKVIHIADGSSIENLLGRTGGALPEQIANSDFAVVRNVHSAAVYKRIRRLLDGINPGVEIYEIKAYKDLYKQLFRRRENPVNFFFLTVVMLAALYFSARSAFEALQIPFNTIINVFLGIILQAVPFLLMGVLLSSAIQVFIPQRIIERWFPKSLGMGMLAAIIGGFCLPVCDCASIPIFRSLVRKGIPVPVAVTFMAATPVINPVVILSTYYAFSGNMKIVVGRVFFGIIAAVIIGLIFALWPLKGQVLSGGALDRLMCSCGCYEDAESVTTFTGKLGLFIRHSQAEFFSVGKYLVIGTFIASLVQVLGTGIFTAAQSGAGLAVSIIIMMAMAFVLSLCSSSDAVIARSFANQFPMGAIMGFLVFGPMMDIKNVMMLSSGFSKRFIGKLLFTAFIVCFAVVFLLSGLGGM; translated from the coding sequence ATGGCGATACCCGTTTATGTTGTAACCGGTTTCCTTGATGCAGGAAAAACAACATTTCTGAATACCTTGTTGAACAGGCGCGATTGGCAGGATACCGGAATACTTGTTATACAGTTTGAGGCCGGCGAAGAGGAATTTCAGAGCAGGTATAATAACTGCTATAGTATTTCCTTCCCTAAAAAGTATCTGGATCAGCAACCCAAGCAAGTCATCGGGCAGATTGTGGATGCTATGCGCCGTCACGAATTTGATGAAATCTGGGTGGAATGGAACGGTGTCGTCCCATTCTCCCAGCTGCAAGCTTTGCTTTTACAGCCCAGGCTTCGTAACCTGTGCAAAATTCAAAAAGTAATACATATTGCAGATGGGTCAAGTATAGAGAATCTGCTGGGCAGGACGGGAGGCGCCCTGCCCGAGCAGATTGCAAATAGCGATTTTGCAGTGGTCCGCAATGTGCATTCGGCTGCTGTTTATAAAAGGATTCGCCGCCTGCTTGATGGAATAAACCCGGGCGTTGAAATATATGAAATAAAGGCTTATAAAGATTTATATAAGCAGCTTTTCAGGAGAAGGGAAAATCCTGTCAACTTCTTCTTCCTGACGGTTGTCATGCTCGCCGCCCTTTATTTTTCAGCACGGTCTGCCTTTGAGGCGCTCCAAATCCCCTTTAATACAATTATCAATGTATTTTTAGGGATTATCCTGCAGGCCGTTCCATTTTTGCTGATGGGCGTACTTTTATCTTCCGCTATTCAGGTTTTTATACCTCAGCGCATCATAGAGCGCTGGTTCCCTAAGTCCCTAGGCATGGGAATGCTTGCGGCAATTATAGGCGGCTTTTGCCTTCCGGTCTGTGACTGCGCTTCCATTCCAATTTTCAGGAGCCTGGTGAGAAAAGGGATTCCGGTCCCCGTGGCCGTTACCTTTATGGCGGCTACGCCGGTTATCAATCCCGTGGTTATTTTATCGACCTATTACGCCTTTAGCGGCAACATGAAGATTGTGGTGGGACGCGTTTTCTTTGGAATTATAGCCGCTGTAATAATCGGGCTTATATTTGCCCTCTGGCCGCTGAAAGGCCAAGTGTTGTCCGGAGGAGCTCTCGACAGGCTGATGTGCAGCTGCGGCTGCTACGAGGATGCCGAGTCCGTCACCACGTTTACCGGAAAGCTCGGATTGTTTATCCGCCATTCCCAGGCGGAATTCTTCAGCGTAGGAAAGTATCTGGTGATAGGAACCTTTATCGCTTCCCTAGTTCAGGTCCTGGGAACAGGTATATTTACCGCCGCTCAAAGTGGAGCTGGACTGGCAGTGTCCATCATAATTATGATGGCAATGGCCTTTGTCCTCTCTTTATGCTCGTCGTCCGACGCCGTTATCGCGCGCAGCTTTGCAAATCAATTTCCAATGGGTGCAATAATGGGATTTCTTGTGTTCGGGCCGATGATGGATATTAAAAATGTAATGATGCTCTCTTCGGGGTTTTCAAAGCGCTTTATAGGTAAACTATTATTTACGGCATTTATTGTATGCTTTGCCGTAGTCTTTTTACTTTCCGGTTTGGGAGGGATGTAG
- a CDS encoding YibE/F family protein yields the protein MKKIFLITFILIFLGTSAFAAGETSLVKAQIISLKETVSGQMKEQLVKVRVLEGIYINEEIDIKYIPVEYSESNFELRKGMNVFISVNTNDDKLQANIMNISREDHLKTLAIIFIIAVTIFGRFTGIFSVTALGISGFIILKFMIPMILKGENPVIVSVACSILIILISFIFVSGFSKKSFASILGTAGGTIIAGILALIFTDLCVITGLADEDTTLLVTQMGITMDYRGLYFSGVLIGTIGVVMDVGMSITSFIFELKNTSPCIGFFKLMRSGLIVGKDIIATMVNTLVLAYAGSSIPLLLLFYKSTTPVNQIISMEIVSAEIIRSLCGSIGLILTIPLTSFIASVMAEKE from the coding sequence ATGAAGAAAATTTTTTTAATAACATTCATACTGATTTTCTTGGGAACATCTGCATTTGCCGCAGGCGAAACATCCCTGGTAAAGGCTCAGATCATCAGCTTAAAAGAAACAGTATCAGGCCAGATGAAGGAGCAGCTGGTAAAAGTGAGGGTACTCGAAGGTATATATATCAATGAAGAGATTGACATTAAATATATCCCTGTGGAGTATTCGGAATCAAATTTTGAATTAAGGAAAGGCATGAATGTATTCATAAGTGTCAACACAAATGACGATAAGCTGCAAGCAAATATAATGAATATATCCAGAGAGGATCACCTTAAAACCCTTGCAATAATTTTTATAATTGCTGTAACAATCTTTGGCAGATTTACAGGGATTTTCTCAGTTACCGCCCTTGGAATTTCCGGCTTCATAATACTGAAATTTATGATTCCTATGATATTAAAAGGGGAAAACCCTGTTATTGTATCCGTAGCATGCAGTATTTTGATTATACTTATAAGTTTTATATTTGTATCCGGTTTCTCCAAAAAAAGCTTTGCTTCAATACTGGGAACAGCCGGCGGTACTATTATTGCAGGCATACTTGCACTCATATTTACAGACCTTTGCGTTATTACCGGCCTTGCAGACGAGGATACGACATTGCTGGTCACCCAGATGGGTATTACCATGGACTATCGCGGCCTATATTTCAGCGGCGTCCTGATTGGCACCATAGGTGTAGTTATGGACGTAGGCATGTCTATTACTTCATTTATCTTTGAACTTAAAAACACCTCTCCATGCATTGGCTTTTTCAAGCTCATGAGATCAGGATTGATTGTGGGCAAGGATATAATTGCAACTATGGTAAATACTCTTGTACTGGCCTATGCAGGAAGCTCTATCCCACTGCTCCTTCTCTTTTATAAATCCACCACTCCTGTTAATCAGATTATCAGTATGGAAATAGTGTCTGCTGAGATAATACGTTCACTTTGCGGCAGCATAGGATTAATACTCACAATTCCTTTAACGTCTTTTATAGCAAGCGTCATGGCAGAAAAAGAATAA
- a CDS encoding TIGR03943 family putative permease subunit, translating to MQAKAFNPQVFLEFLCYCLFGGLMLHLVNSRKYLSYVTPRMEPYLYFTAIVMLIWACVGLFRLFRPQHIVRSTHCFVLAVPILLLLLPHSPLSSSELSGSYTGGNTFSNRAGQSSKVLPQNQAPSGNLSLGATAVIPAEDPAGSSPDAPSSIGGIDMPSEDTGSAGAAIPDTQAGVPDEVYSADLPGLDAENRKITVSNDDFGVWLSEIYINMERYEGYTVVMTGFVFKDPNILNDDEFVPARLTMSCCVADLAPAGLLCKYDKASELKKDSWITVEGTLFIGQYEFDGQKYDDPQINVTKITPAEAVEGYVYPY from the coding sequence ATGCAAGCGAAAGCTTTTAATCCTCAGGTTTTCCTGGAGTTTCTTTGCTACTGCCTATTCGGCGGATTGATGCTTCATTTGGTTAACAGCAGGAAATACCTTTCCTATGTTACGCCCAGAATGGAGCCCTATTTATACTTTACAGCAATAGTAATGCTGATATGGGCTTGCGTGGGCTTATTCAGACTATTCCGCCCGCAGCATATAGTGCGTTCCACACATTGCTTTGTACTTGCCGTTCCAATTTTGCTGCTGCTGCTTCCACACAGTCCTCTGAGCAGTTCCGAGCTTTCAGGAAGTTATACCGGAGGAAATACATTTTCCAACCGGGCCGGACAGAGCTCAAAAGTTCTGCCTCAAAATCAGGCCCCATCAGGTAACTTAAGCTTGGGCGCCACGGCGGTCATCCCGGCTGAGGATCCTGCCGGAAGCAGCCCGGATGCTCCATCTTCTATTGGCGGAATTGATATGCCATCGGAAGACACAGGCTCCGCAGGCGCTGCCATTCCCGATACGCAAGCCGGTGTGCCGGATGAAGTATATTCAGCCGATTTACCCGGATTGGATGCGGAGAATAGGAAAATCACTGTATCAAATGATGATTTCGGCGTGTGGCTTTCCGAAATATATATTAATATGGAGAGATACGAAGGGTATACGGTTGTAATGACGGGGTTCGTATTCAAAGATCCTAATATACTTAATGATGATGAGTTTGTACCCGCCCGCCTGACAATGTCCTGCTGTGTTGCGGATTTAGCGCCTGCCGGCCTGTTATGCAAATATGACAAAGCTTCCGAGCTGAAAAAAGATTCATGGATAACGGTTGAAGGGACTCTTTTTATAGGACAATATGAATTTGATGGCCAGAAATATGATGACCCGCAGATAAATGTCACAAAGATTACTCCCGCGGAGGCGGTGGAGGGTTATGTCTACCCATATTAA
- a CDS encoding zinc-ribbon domain containing protein, translated as MYQDKTLVCKYCGKEFVWTAGEQEFFAGKGFKNEPKKCKECREAHKRSSASPRPSREMYDAICTECGRPCKVPFNPTGDRSVYCGECFSRMRAASVK; from the coding sequence ATGTATCAGGATAAGACCCTTGTTTGCAAGTACTGCGGTAAAGAATTTGTGTGGACGGCCGGCGAACAGGAATTCTTTGCCGGAAAAGGCTTCAAGAATGAACCCAAAAAGTGCAAGGAATGCCGGGAAGCCCATAAACGGAGCAGCGCCTCGCCCCGTCCTTCCCGCGAAATGTACGATGCAATTTGCACGGAGTGCGGCAGGCCCTGTAAGGTTCCTTTCAACCCCACAGGTGACCGTTCCGTTTATTGCGGCGAGTGCTTTTCAAGAATGAGGGCGGCTTCTGTGAAATAG
- a CDS encoding metal ABC transporter ATP-binding protein, translated as MIRADNLLFSYTGSPPYVLNGINLEICSGEYLSVVGENGSGKSTLMKLILKFVKPTGGSIVSRAKRVGYVPQKNDFSNSNFPITVYEVLNSYLRLLKIKDKSVIAEKLEQVGMSGYKGYLMSTLSGGQSQKILIARALMGNPDLLVLDEPSTGVDIGSQKEIYSFLKKINKEHGITIVSVEHNLNAAISNSTLIYHLAGGQGHLCTPQQYADEFLKNRGESHDNF; from the coding sequence TTGATCAGGGCAGATAATTTATTATTTTCATATACAGGATCGCCGCCATATGTGCTGAATGGCATAAATTTAGAAATATGCAGCGGAGAATACCTATCGGTAGTAGGTGAAAATGGCAGCGGAAAAAGTACGCTGATGAAGCTTATATTAAAATTTGTAAAGCCTACGGGCGGAAGTATCGTATCACGGGCAAAGAGAGTCGGATATGTCCCTCAAAAAAATGATTTCTCCAACTCCAATTTTCCCATTACAGTATATGAGGTGCTGAATTCTTACTTGAGACTTTTAAAGATCAAAGACAAAAGCGTGATTGCAGAAAAGCTTGAGCAGGTCGGGATGTCCGGCTATAAAGGTTATCTAATGAGTACACTCTCCGGGGGGCAAAGTCAGAAAATATTGATTGCACGGGCCCTCATGGGCAATCCGGATTTGCTGGTTTTGGATGAACCCTCGACCGGAGTGGATATAGGCAGTCAAAAAGAGATATATAGTTTTTTAAAAAAAATAAACAAAGAACATGGAATCACTATAGTTTCCGTAGAACACAATCTGAATGCAGCTATTTCAAACTCAACCTTGATTTACCACCTGGCAGGCGGGCAGGGGCATCTCTGCACCCCGCAGCAATATGCAGACGAATTCTTAAAGAACAGAGGGGAAAGCCATGACAATTTTTAG
- a CDS encoding CobW family GTP-binding protein yields MSTEIFIISGFLGAGKTTLIQKLLKEAFQNEKIVLIENDFGDISVDAALLKSGGIEVKEINSGCICCSLSGDFIKSLKELLERFNPDKVIIEPSGVGKLSDIIKACLDPRILSLAKVKAKITVADVKRCKMYLDNFGEFFEDQIQNADAILLSRTEEFPDRVNAAYEIIRGLNPHGAIFSKPWGQINVKEILHPHRDDGVHAGHHQHAHECKCGCSHNGAHSHGEHKHGHGHNCSCGHNHGAEEIFDTVTIRTNQVFSIEDLKARISNMEKNARGTILRAKGILRGPVGYMNLQYLPGDIKVTECTASGDMLCIIGRNLNRQELCSLFSGE; encoded by the coding sequence ATGTCCACAGAAATATTTATAATATCGGGTTTTTTAGGAGCAGGAAAAACCACGCTGATTCAAAAGCTGCTTAAAGAAGCATTTCAGAATGAGAAAATCGTCCTGATTGAAAATGATTTTGGTGATATCAGTGTTGATGCAGCCCTGTTGAAATCAGGCGGTATCGAAGTGAAGGAAATCAATTCCGGCTGTATTTGCTGCAGCCTTTCGGGTGATTTTATCAAGTCCCTTAAAGAACTTTTAGAACGGTTTAACCCGGATAAGGTCATCATTGAGCCTTCCGGCGTTGGCAAGTTATCGGATATTATAAAGGCCTGCTTAGATCCGCGCATCCTATCCCTTGCGAAAGTAAAGGCTAAAATAACAGTCGCCGATGTAAAACGCTGTAAAATGTATCTTGACAACTTCGGCGAGTTTTTTGAAGATCAGATTCAAAACGCCGATGCTATCCTGCTTAGCCGAACCGAGGAATTTCCTGACAGGGTAAATGCTGCTTATGAAATAATCAGAGGTTTAAATCCTCATGGGGCCATATTCTCAAAGCCCTGGGGTCAAATAAATGTAAAGGAAATACTCCACCCGCACCGTGATGACGGCGTTCATGCCGGGCATCACCAACACGCACACGAATGCAAATGCGGATGCTCCCACAACGGTGCCCACAGTCACGGGGAGCACAAACATGGCCATGGCCACAATTGTTCTTGCGGCCATAACCATGGGGCGGAAGAAATTTTTGATACCGTTACCATACGGACAAATCAGGTATTCAGCATCGAGGATTTAAAGGCACGGATATCGAATATGGAGAAAAACGCCAGAGGAACGATTCTGCGTGCAAAAGGTATACTTCGCGGCCCGGTCGGATATATGAACCTCCAATACCTCCCCGGAGATATAAAGGTAACCGAATGCACTGCCAGCGGTGACATGCTCTGTATTATAGGCCGTAATCTAAACCGGCAGGAGCTGTGTAGCCTCTTTAGCGGAGAGTGA
- a CDS encoding Fur family transcriptional regulator encodes MKGKQDGWPAGIKRTRQRESVLSVLENSDKPLSAMDICSKIEKSGDGAWMSTVYRILELFVKRGLIIKTNVMNSEMAVYENNHFKHKHYAVCVNCRKIIAMDNCPMEKFIPKLEDEDFHVIGHNLEVFGFCKDCYPDE; translated from the coding sequence ATGAAAGGAAAACAGGACGGCTGGCCTGCGGGAATAAAGAGAACCCGGCAGCGTGAAAGTGTGCTCTCAGTACTTGAAAACTCCGACAAGCCTTTAAGCGCTATGGACATATGTTCTAAAATAGAGAAAAGCGGGGATGGGGCTTGGATGTCCACTGTCTACCGGATTTTGGAGCTTTTCGTAAAAAGGGGCCTCATAATTAAAACCAATGTTATGAATAGCGAAATGGCAGTGTATGAGAACAATCATTTTAAGCATAAGCATTATGCTGTCTGCGTTAACTGCCGCAAAATCATAGCAATGGATAATTGTCCCATGGAGAAGTTTATTCCAAAGCTTGAAGACGAGGATTTCCATGTTATAGGCCATAATCTGGAGGTATTCGGATTCTGCAAGGATTGTTACCCGGACGAATAA
- a CDS encoding metal ABC transporter substrate-binding protein — protein MLKKWAAMLLSLIAVVSFSACGSNNNQANNPGGNTAPTSSAEPTNMPEVSKIKVSVTFDAMKEFVEAVGKDKVEVSTIIPAGTEAHDFEPKAQDLVSLSTAKVFVYNGLGMEGWAEEAVSAANNANLIVVDASKGADVITRETASEDHEEEGDHEEDEEDHDHGKYDPHLWLGLKGAQAEVKNIKDALIQADSSNKDYYEQNCNDFISQLENLYNEYNEKFQSVDKKSFVTGHAAFGYLCRDFGLEQNSVRDIYAEGEPSAQQLAELVEYCRENNVATVFAEEMASPAVSQTLANEVGAKVETIYTMENAEDGMTYLERMQDNLSKIYDSLTK, from the coding sequence ATGTTAAAAAAATGGGCTGCTATGCTACTCTCCCTGATTGCCGTTGTAAGCTTTTCAGCCTGCGGCAGCAATAATAACCAGGCAAATAATCCAGGGGGAAATACTGCGCCGACGAGCAGCGCTGAACCGACAAATATGCCGGAAGTAAGCAAGATCAAAGTTTCTGTCACCTTTGATGCCATGAAAGAGTTTGTTGAAGCTGTCGGAAAGGACAAGGTTGAGGTTTCAACTATTATTCCTGCCGGAACGGAAGCACACGATTTTGAACCAAAGGCCCAGGATCTTGTAAGTTTGAGTACTGCTAAGGTTTTTGTTTATAATGGGCTTGGAATGGAAGGATGGGCGGAGGAAGCGGTTTCCGCTGCCAATAATGCAAATCTGATTGTTGTGGATGCATCCAAAGGGGCTGATGTCATTACACGGGAAACAGCATCTGAAGATCATGAAGAAGAAGGGGATCATGAGGAGGACGAAGAAGATCATGATCACGGCAAGTATGATCCGCATCTGTGGCTGGGCCTGAAAGGCGCACAAGCTGAGGTTAAAAACATCAAGGATGCGCTTATCCAAGCAGATTCATCCAATAAAGATTATTACGAACAGAACTGCAATGATTTCATCTCTCAGCTTGAAAACCTTTATAATGAATACAACGAAAAATTCCAGTCTGTTGATAAAAAGAGCTTTGTAACAGGCCATGCGGCTTTCGGCTACCTTTGCCGCGACTTTGGCTTGGAACAAAACAGTGTCAGAGATATTTATGCGGAAGGCGAACCTTCGGCACAGCAGTTGGCCGAGCTTGTTGAATATTGCAGAGAGAACAATGTAGCGACCGTCTTTGCCGAAGAGATGGCAAGCCCGGCCGTTTCCCAAACGCTGGCCAACGAAGTCGGTGCAAAGGTTGAAACCATTTACACAATGGAAAATGCCGAAGATGGTATGACATATCTGGAGCGGATGCAGGATAACCTCTCCAAAATTTACGATAGCTTGACCAAGTAA